The Lepisosteus oculatus isolate fLepOcu1 chromosome 4, fLepOcu1.hap2, whole genome shotgun sequence genome window below encodes:
- the LOC102682306 gene encoding solute carrier family 2, facilitated glucose transporter member 9-like isoform X4: MAEELLIFSHGKLTGHLTSSLLAVAFLSSFGSSMLYGYNLAVVNSPAEYIKDFYNRSVVNRNGSGLSEESLTLMYSLTVSVFAIGGLLGSLLVGVLVTKFGRKGTLVKSTTLVFISGALMGFSRICGSPEMVIIGRFITGIHSGISLSVVPMYLGEIAPKNLRGFLGLMPSIFICVGVFMAQVLGLHELLGKEEHWPLFLSLVVAPTFIQLLLLPWFPESPRYLLIEKHNVHATITALKWYRAKCNIQAEIEEMQEEQRSLSTVNTVSVWHLILDTSVRWQVISIVVINIGMQLSGIDAIWFYTNAIFENAGIPRPQIQYTTVGTGAIEVIAGLIGCFTIERLGRRPLMIGGFSFMGICCAGITISLVLQTYLSFMRYVSVACVVGIIAGFCIGPAGVPFLMTAELFKQSHRPAAYIVGGSLNWISNFTVGFVFPFLQQAA, from the exons CACCTCACCTCATCGCTACTTGCTGTAGCTTTTCTTTCGTCCTTCGGCTCTTCCATGCTCTATGGCTATAACCTGGCTGTGGTCAACTCGCCAGCAGAG tacATTAAAGACTTTTACAACCGCTCCGTTGTGAATCGTAATGGCAGCGGCCTGAGTGAGGAGTCCCTGACGCTGATGTATTCTCTGACGGTGTCAGTGTTTGCCATTGGGGGCCTGCTGGGCTCCTTGCTAGTGGGCGTGCTGGTTACGAAGTTTGGAAG GAAAGGGACACTAGTGAAATCCACAACACTAGTGTTCATTTCAGGGGCTCTGATGGGCTTCAGTCGGATCTGTGGCTCTCCGGAAATGGTTATTATTGGACGTTTCATTACTGGGATACATTCAG GGATTTCTCTGAGTGTGGTACCCATGTACCTGGGAGAGATTGCTCCAAAGAATCTGCGAGGTTTCCTGGGTCTCATGCCCAGCATCTTCATCTGTGTGGGTGTTTTCATGGCTCAGGTCCTGGGTCTCCATGAGCTGCTTGGAAAG GAAGAGCACTGGCCCCTGTTCCTCTCCCTTGTGGTAGCTCCCACTTTCATTCAACTGTTACTTCTGCCCTGGTTCCCCGAAAGTCCTCGATATCTGCTGATAGAGAAGCACAATGTCCACGCCACTATCACAG CCCTGAAATGGTATCGTGCCAAGTGTAACATCCAGGCAGAAATTGAGGAGATGCAGGAGGAGCAGCGCTCTCTCTCCACAGTGAACACTGTGTCAGTGTGGCACCTTATTCTGGACACCTCTGTGCGCTGGCAGGTCATCTCCATCGTCGTCATCAACATTGGCATGCAGCTGTCTGGCATCGATGCA ATCTGGTTCTACACTAATGCCATTTTTGAGAATGCTGGGATTCCCAGGCCTCAGATTCAGTACACAACAGTGGGAACAGGAGCAATCGAGGTCATCGCAGGACTTATAGGG TGTTTCACCATTGAAAGGCTCGGGAGGCGACCATTAATGATTGGTGGCTTCAGTTTCATGGGAATCTGCTGCGCAGGGATCACGATTTCCTTGGTCTTACAG ACCTATCTGTCCTTCATGCGCTATGTCAGCGTGGCTTGTGTGGTGGGAATCATCGCAGGGTTCTGCATTGGTCCAG CCGGTGTGCCTTTCCTGATGACGGCCGAACTGTTCAAGCAGTCCCACCGCCCTGCGGCCTACATCGTGGGCGGCTCGCTCAACTGGATCTCCAACTTCACTGTCGGCTTCGTCTTCCCCTTCCTGCAA caggcTGCATAG
- the LOC102682306 gene encoding solute carrier family 2, facilitated glucose transporter member 9-like isoform X3 gives MHLTSSLLAVAFLSSFGSSMLYGYNLAVVNSPAEYIKDFYNRSVVNRNGSGLSEESLTLMYSLTVSVFAIGGLLGSLLVGVLVTKFGRKGTLVKSTTLVFISGALMGFSRICGSPEMVIIGRFITGIHSGISLSVVPMYLGEIAPKNLRGFLGLMPSIFICVGVFMAQVLGLHELLGKEEHWPLFLSLVVAPTFIQLLLLPWFPESPRYLLIEKHNVHATITALKWYRAKCNIQAEIEEMQEEQRSLSTVNTVSVWHLILDTSVRWQVISIVVINIGMQLSGIDAIWFYTNAIFENAGIPRPQIQYTTVGTGAIEVIAGLIGCFTIERLGRRPLMIGGFSFMGICCAGITISLVLQTYLSFMRYVSVACVVGIIAGFCIGPAGVPFLMTAELFKQSHRPAAYIVGGSLNWISNFTVGFVFPFLQMSAGAFCYLIFCGICLSVAGYVYFIIPETKNKTFMEISQMFSSKEPVIQPLVQSSPDQLKLKKMNSYGALENGFLEFDSSMSFP, from the exons CACCTCACCTCATCGCTACTTGCTGTAGCTTTTCTTTCGTCCTTCGGCTCTTCCATGCTCTATGGCTATAACCTGGCTGTGGTCAACTCGCCAGCAGAG tacATTAAAGACTTTTACAACCGCTCCGTTGTGAATCGTAATGGCAGCGGCCTGAGTGAGGAGTCCCTGACGCTGATGTATTCTCTGACGGTGTCAGTGTTTGCCATTGGGGGCCTGCTGGGCTCCTTGCTAGTGGGCGTGCTGGTTACGAAGTTTGGAAG GAAAGGGACACTAGTGAAATCCACAACACTAGTGTTCATTTCAGGGGCTCTGATGGGCTTCAGTCGGATCTGTGGCTCTCCGGAAATGGTTATTATTGGACGTTTCATTACTGGGATACATTCAG GGATTTCTCTGAGTGTGGTACCCATGTACCTGGGAGAGATTGCTCCAAAGAATCTGCGAGGTTTCCTGGGTCTCATGCCCAGCATCTTCATCTGTGTGGGTGTTTTCATGGCTCAGGTCCTGGGTCTCCATGAGCTGCTTGGAAAG GAAGAGCACTGGCCCCTGTTCCTCTCCCTTGTGGTAGCTCCCACTTTCATTCAACTGTTACTTCTGCCCTGGTTCCCCGAAAGTCCTCGATATCTGCTGATAGAGAAGCACAATGTCCACGCCACTATCACAG CCCTGAAATGGTATCGTGCCAAGTGTAACATCCAGGCAGAAATTGAGGAGATGCAGGAGGAGCAGCGCTCTCTCTCCACAGTGAACACTGTGTCAGTGTGGCACCTTATTCTGGACACCTCTGTGCGCTGGCAGGTCATCTCCATCGTCGTCATCAACATTGGCATGCAGCTGTCTGGCATCGATGCA ATCTGGTTCTACACTAATGCCATTTTTGAGAATGCTGGGATTCCCAGGCCTCAGATTCAGTACACAACAGTGGGAACAGGAGCAATCGAGGTCATCGCAGGACTTATAGGG TGTTTCACCATTGAAAGGCTCGGGAGGCGACCATTAATGATTGGTGGCTTCAGTTTCATGGGAATCTGCTGCGCAGGGATCACGATTTCCTTGGTCTTACAG ACCTATCTGTCCTTCATGCGCTATGTCAGCGTGGCTTGTGTGGTGGGAATCATCGCAGGGTTCTGCATTGGTCCAG CCGGTGTGCCTTTCCTGATGACGGCCGAACTGTTCAAGCAGTCCCACCGCCCTGCGGCCTACATCGTGGGCGGCTCGCTCAACTGGATCTCCAACTTCACTGTCGGCTTCGTCTTCCCCTTCCTGCAA ATGTCCGCTGGAGCTTTCTGCTACCTGATTTTCTGTGGGATCTGTCTCTCGGTGGCGGGCTATGTCTACTTCATTATCCCCGAGACTAAGAACAAGACCTTCATGGAGATAAGTCAGATGTTTTCCTCCAAAGAACCTGTCATCCAACCTCTGGTGCAAAGCAGCCCTGATCAGCTGAAGCTCAAGAAGATGAACAGTTATGGCGCTCTGGAAAATGGCTTCCTGGAATTTGACAGTTCCATGTCCTTCCCCTGA
- the LOC102682306 gene encoding solute carrier family 2, facilitated glucose transporter member 5-like isoform X1 has translation MAEELLIFSHGKLTGHLTSSLLAVAFLSSFGSSMLYGYNLAVVNSPAEYIKDFYNRSVVNRNGSGLSEESLTLMYSLTVSVFAIGGLLGSLLVGVLVTKFGRKGTLVKSTTLVFISGALMGFSRICGSPEMVIIGRFITGIHSGISLSVVPMYLGEIAPKNLRGFLGLMPSIFICVGVFMAQVLGLHELLGKEEHWPLFLSLVVAPTFIQLLLLPWFPESPRYLLIEKHNVHATITALKWYRAKCNIQAEIEEMQEEQRSLSTVNTVSVWHLILDTSVRWQVISIVVINIGMQLSGIDAIWFYTNAIFENAGIPRPQIQYTTVGTGAIEVIAGLIGCFTIERLGRRPLMIGGFSFMGICCAGITISLVLQTYLSFMRYVSVACVVGIIAGFCIGPAGVPFLMTAELFKQSHRPAAYIVGGSLNWISNFTVGFVFPFLQMSAGAFCYLIFCGICLSVAGYVYFIIPETKNKTFMEISQMFSSKEPVIQPLVQSSPDQLKLKKMNSYGALENGFLEFDSSMSFP, from the exons CACCTCACCTCATCGCTACTTGCTGTAGCTTTTCTTTCGTCCTTCGGCTCTTCCATGCTCTATGGCTATAACCTGGCTGTGGTCAACTCGCCAGCAGAG tacATTAAAGACTTTTACAACCGCTCCGTTGTGAATCGTAATGGCAGCGGCCTGAGTGAGGAGTCCCTGACGCTGATGTATTCTCTGACGGTGTCAGTGTTTGCCATTGGGGGCCTGCTGGGCTCCTTGCTAGTGGGCGTGCTGGTTACGAAGTTTGGAAG GAAAGGGACACTAGTGAAATCCACAACACTAGTGTTCATTTCAGGGGCTCTGATGGGCTTCAGTCGGATCTGTGGCTCTCCGGAAATGGTTATTATTGGACGTTTCATTACTGGGATACATTCAG GGATTTCTCTGAGTGTGGTACCCATGTACCTGGGAGAGATTGCTCCAAAGAATCTGCGAGGTTTCCTGGGTCTCATGCCCAGCATCTTCATCTGTGTGGGTGTTTTCATGGCTCAGGTCCTGGGTCTCCATGAGCTGCTTGGAAAG GAAGAGCACTGGCCCCTGTTCCTCTCCCTTGTGGTAGCTCCCACTTTCATTCAACTGTTACTTCTGCCCTGGTTCCCCGAAAGTCCTCGATATCTGCTGATAGAGAAGCACAATGTCCACGCCACTATCACAG CCCTGAAATGGTATCGTGCCAAGTGTAACATCCAGGCAGAAATTGAGGAGATGCAGGAGGAGCAGCGCTCTCTCTCCACAGTGAACACTGTGTCAGTGTGGCACCTTATTCTGGACACCTCTGTGCGCTGGCAGGTCATCTCCATCGTCGTCATCAACATTGGCATGCAGCTGTCTGGCATCGATGCA ATCTGGTTCTACACTAATGCCATTTTTGAGAATGCTGGGATTCCCAGGCCTCAGATTCAGTACACAACAGTGGGAACAGGAGCAATCGAGGTCATCGCAGGACTTATAGGG TGTTTCACCATTGAAAGGCTCGGGAGGCGACCATTAATGATTGGTGGCTTCAGTTTCATGGGAATCTGCTGCGCAGGGATCACGATTTCCTTGGTCTTACAG ACCTATCTGTCCTTCATGCGCTATGTCAGCGTGGCTTGTGTGGTGGGAATCATCGCAGGGTTCTGCATTGGTCCAG CCGGTGTGCCTTTCCTGATGACGGCCGAACTGTTCAAGCAGTCCCACCGCCCTGCGGCCTACATCGTGGGCGGCTCGCTCAACTGGATCTCCAACTTCACTGTCGGCTTCGTCTTCCCCTTCCTGCAA ATGTCCGCTGGAGCTTTCTGCTACCTGATTTTCTGTGGGATCTGTCTCTCGGTGGCGGGCTATGTCTACTTCATTATCCCCGAGACTAAGAACAAGACCTTCATGGAGATAAGTCAGATGTTTTCCTCCAAAGAACCTGTCATCCAACCTCTGGTGCAAAGCAGCCCTGATCAGCTGAAGCTCAAGAAGATGAACAGTTATGGCGCTCTGGAAAATGGCTTCCTGGAATTTGACAGTTCCATGTCCTTCCCCTGA
- the LOC102682306 gene encoding solute carrier family 2, facilitated glucose transporter member 5-like isoform X2, with the protein MLFLLFLKAMKIFGEHLTSSLLAVAFLSSFGSSMLYGYNLAVVNSPAEYIKDFYNRSVVNRNGSGLSEESLTLMYSLTVSVFAIGGLLGSLLVGVLVTKFGRKGTLVKSTTLVFISGALMGFSRICGSPEMVIIGRFITGIHSGISLSVVPMYLGEIAPKNLRGFLGLMPSIFICVGVFMAQVLGLHELLGKEEHWPLFLSLVVAPTFIQLLLLPWFPESPRYLLIEKHNVHATITALKWYRAKCNIQAEIEEMQEEQRSLSTVNTVSVWHLILDTSVRWQVISIVVINIGMQLSGIDAIWFYTNAIFENAGIPRPQIQYTTVGTGAIEVIAGLIGCFTIERLGRRPLMIGGFSFMGICCAGITISLVLQTYLSFMRYVSVACVVGIIAGFCIGPAGVPFLMTAELFKQSHRPAAYIVGGSLNWISNFTVGFVFPFLQMSAGAFCYLIFCGICLSVAGYVYFIIPETKNKTFMEISQMFSSKEPVIQPLVQSSPDQLKLKKMNSYGALENGFLEFDSSMSFP; encoded by the exons ATGCTTTtcctcttatttttaaaagcaatgaAAATATTTGGAGAG CACCTCACCTCATCGCTACTTGCTGTAGCTTTTCTTTCGTCCTTCGGCTCTTCCATGCTCTATGGCTATAACCTGGCTGTGGTCAACTCGCCAGCAGAG tacATTAAAGACTTTTACAACCGCTCCGTTGTGAATCGTAATGGCAGCGGCCTGAGTGAGGAGTCCCTGACGCTGATGTATTCTCTGACGGTGTCAGTGTTTGCCATTGGGGGCCTGCTGGGCTCCTTGCTAGTGGGCGTGCTGGTTACGAAGTTTGGAAG GAAAGGGACACTAGTGAAATCCACAACACTAGTGTTCATTTCAGGGGCTCTGATGGGCTTCAGTCGGATCTGTGGCTCTCCGGAAATGGTTATTATTGGACGTTTCATTACTGGGATACATTCAG GGATTTCTCTGAGTGTGGTACCCATGTACCTGGGAGAGATTGCTCCAAAGAATCTGCGAGGTTTCCTGGGTCTCATGCCCAGCATCTTCATCTGTGTGGGTGTTTTCATGGCTCAGGTCCTGGGTCTCCATGAGCTGCTTGGAAAG GAAGAGCACTGGCCCCTGTTCCTCTCCCTTGTGGTAGCTCCCACTTTCATTCAACTGTTACTTCTGCCCTGGTTCCCCGAAAGTCCTCGATATCTGCTGATAGAGAAGCACAATGTCCACGCCACTATCACAG CCCTGAAATGGTATCGTGCCAAGTGTAACATCCAGGCAGAAATTGAGGAGATGCAGGAGGAGCAGCGCTCTCTCTCCACAGTGAACACTGTGTCAGTGTGGCACCTTATTCTGGACACCTCTGTGCGCTGGCAGGTCATCTCCATCGTCGTCATCAACATTGGCATGCAGCTGTCTGGCATCGATGCA ATCTGGTTCTACACTAATGCCATTTTTGAGAATGCTGGGATTCCCAGGCCTCAGATTCAGTACACAACAGTGGGAACAGGAGCAATCGAGGTCATCGCAGGACTTATAGGG TGTTTCACCATTGAAAGGCTCGGGAGGCGACCATTAATGATTGGTGGCTTCAGTTTCATGGGAATCTGCTGCGCAGGGATCACGATTTCCTTGGTCTTACAG ACCTATCTGTCCTTCATGCGCTATGTCAGCGTGGCTTGTGTGGTGGGAATCATCGCAGGGTTCTGCATTGGTCCAG CCGGTGTGCCTTTCCTGATGACGGCCGAACTGTTCAAGCAGTCCCACCGCCCTGCGGCCTACATCGTGGGCGGCTCGCTCAACTGGATCTCCAACTTCACTGTCGGCTTCGTCTTCCCCTTCCTGCAA ATGTCCGCTGGAGCTTTCTGCTACCTGATTTTCTGTGGGATCTGTCTCTCGGTGGCGGGCTATGTCTACTTCATTATCCCCGAGACTAAGAACAAGACCTTCATGGAGATAAGTCAGATGTTTTCCTCCAAAGAACCTGTCATCCAACCTCTGGTGCAAAGCAGCCCTGATCAGCTGAAGCTCAAGAAGATGAACAGTTATGGCGCTCTGGAAAATGGCTTCCTGGAATTTGACAGTTCCATGTCCTTCCCCTGA